The following coding sequences are from one Candidatus Borkfalkia ceftriaxoniphila window:
- a CDS encoding DUF6270 domain-containing protein, with product MIKIKVLGCCVSREMFNYTDRLEVTKCVYTPFITLNEPPFPVDREAIDRVAPNRFFANMLDLECRKKIFGYLKEGQADYLILDFAETVTDFYRIENGVRLPATEHYKALLNELHQPYERQKYTNCSVESIVKKLFEELSSVISSDKIILNRATYSKYYLKEEYGRMKIYPFTDHFRLLPEAQARVREFENQALKYLGGAPVLPPLETCLSDGAHKYGVSPVHYADCCYRFMARRLEHTLGAISEKELYAEHERQYGDFINLLFHSID from the coding sequence ATGATTAAAATAAAGGTACTCGGCTGCTGCGTTTCCCGCGAAATGTTCAACTATACCGATCGGTTAGAAGTGACTAAATGCGTCTATACGCCGTTTATCACGCTGAACGAGCCGCCTTTTCCCGTGGATCGCGAAGCGATAGACCGCGTCGCCCCCAATCGCTTTTTTGCGAATATGCTCGATCTGGAATGCCGCAAAAAAATATTCGGTTATCTGAAAGAGGGGCAGGCGGATTATCTGATCTTGGATTTTGCAGAAACCGTTACGGATTTTTACCGGATAGAAAATGGCGTCAGGTTGCCCGCCACGGAACATTATAAAGCGCTTTTAAATGAATTGCATCAACCGTACGAACGGCAGAAATATACAAATTGCAGCGTAGAAAGCATAGTGAAGAAACTGTTTGAGGAACTTTCTTCGGTGATTTCTTCGGATAAAATTATTTTGAATCGGGCGACCTACAGCAAATATTATCTGAAAGAGGAATACGGCCGTATGAAAATCTATCCGTTTACCGATCATTTTCGGCTTTTGCCCGAGGCGCAGGCGCGCGTTCGCGAGTTCGAGAACCAAGCGTTGAAATATCTCGGCGGCGCGCCCGTTTTGCCGCCGTTAGAGACTTGTCTGTCGGACGGGGCGCATAAGTACGGCGTCAGTCCCGTGCACTACGCCGATTGCTGTTACCGCTTTATGGCAAGGCGGCTGGAACATACGCTCGGAGCGATTTCGGAAAAAGAATTATACGCCGAGCACGAACGGCAATACGGCGATTTTATAAACCTGTTATTTCATTCGATCGATTAA
- a CDS encoding ferritin: MLNEKIAKMLNEQITRELFSAYLYLDFANYYEDEALAGFAHWYEVQAQEERDHALLMRRYLIDSGVRVVFEAVERPKGEYKDFAQPLNEGLAHERFVTAHICAVYEQALALKDYKTVQFLDWFVKEQGEEEKTAEDLIRKMSLFGGDAKGLYLLNQELAARVYVPAVIPAQ; the protein is encoded by the coding sequence ATGTTAAACGAAAAAATTGCGAAGATGCTCAACGAACAGATCACGAGGGAATTGTTTTCCGCTTATCTGTATCTGGATTTTGCCAATTATTACGAGGACGAGGCGTTGGCAGGATTCGCCCATTGGTACGAAGTGCAGGCGCAGGAAGAGCGCGACCACGCGCTTTTGATGCGCAGATACCTCATCGACAGCGGCGTGCGCGTCGTGTTTGAAGCGGTGGAGCGGCCGAAAGGCGAATATAAAGATTTCGCGCAGCCGTTAAACGAGGGGCTTGCGCACGAACGGTTCGTAACCGCGCACATATGCGCCGTTTACGAACAGGCGCTCGCGCTCAAAGATTACAAGACCGTGCAGTTTCTCGACTGGTTTGTGAAAGAACAGGGCGAAGAGGAGAAAACCGCCGAAGATTTGATCCGCAAGATGAGCCTTTTCGGCGGTGACGCGAAGGGCCTGTATCTTTTGAATCAGGAACTCGCGGCGCGCGTCTACGTGCCTGCGGTCATTCCCGCGCAATAA
- a CDS encoding GNAT family N-acetyltransferase: MKFKKLTRKRIKDLLPFLKAQNLHLANFSAGFLFMWNKYISPEYAIYGDTLILKERYVNNVYFHYPLCLSGDEYCERQAISELEKYCRENKIRIHYTNVPKSRLASLVIRYGSDVHVANQRRWRDYLYYASDFKTYAGGNYSGQRNHVNKFKKSFPDYEFHVCEQSDACGVLAFFEEYESYQLAKGEFSATEEMKAAKEILPYLKDLGLLCGYLTVGGKIVAASIGERCGDMLIIHIEKALRDYPGAYPTVAQLFAQTFADENVHYINREDDSGDLGLRKSKLNYLPVEIVDKYNLAIRRSIDALSKLPEIESERVILAPVPNGDAAQYARLARDTELNRFWGYDWRDDAKGKDVSDAWFLNSARKDFKKKEEMPLGIYLDGKLAGEVILFNFGFLSEAEIGIRLLPEYRGRGLAKESLSAYMRYGFSKLGLEKIEAKCYKENVASEKALLSAGMRRIGEDDTFYYFYKTAAM; encoded by the coding sequence ATGAAATTTAAAAAACTGACGCGCAAGAGGATCAAAGATCTTCTGCCCTTTTTAAAAGCGCAGAATCTGCATCTTGCCAACTTTTCGGCGGGATTCCTGTTCATGTGGAATAAATATATTTCCCCCGAATACGCAATCTACGGAGATACGCTCATCCTCAAAGAGCGGTACGTGAACAACGTATACTTCCACTACCCCTTATGCCTGAGCGGCGACGAATACTGCGAACGGCAGGCGATCTCCGAACTGGAAAAATACTGCCGCGAAAATAAGATCCGCATCCACTACACGAACGTGCCCAAGTCGCGGCTCGCCTCCCTCGTGATCCGCTACGGCAGCGACGTACACGTCGCCAACCAGCGGCGCTGGCGCGACTATCTGTATTACGCCAGCGATTTCAAGACCTACGCGGGCGGCAATTACAGCGGACAGCGCAACCACGTCAATAAATTCAAAAAGAGTTTTCCCGACTACGAGTTTCACGTATGCGAACAGAGCGACGCGTGCGGGGTTCTGGCGTTTTTCGAGGAATACGAGAGTTATCAACTCGCCAAAGGCGAGTTTTCCGCGACCGAGGAAATGAAGGCGGCGAAAGAAATTTTGCCTTATCTCAAAGACTTGGGGCTGTTGTGCGGATATCTCACCGTGGGCGGCAAGATCGTGGCGGCTTCCATCGGCGAGCGTTGCGGCGACATGCTCATCATCCATATCGAAAAGGCGCTGCGCGACTATCCGGGGGCGTACCCGACCGTGGCGCAACTGTTCGCCCAGACGTTCGCGGACGAAAACGTGCACTATATCAACCGCGAGGACGATTCGGGAGATCTGGGGCTTCGGAAATCCAAACTCAATTATCTGCCCGTGGAGATCGTGGACAAATATAATCTCGCCATCAGGCGGAGCATCGACGCCCTTTCCAAACTGCCCGAGATCGAAAGCGAACGCGTGATTTTGGCGCCCGTTCCGAACGGCGACGCCGCACAGTACGCGCGGCTCGCGCGGGATACCGAACTCAATCGGTTTTGGGGTTACGACTGGCGCGACGACGCGAAGGGAAAGGACGTTTCCGACGCATGGTTTTTAAATTCCGCGCGCAAGGATTTTAAGAAAAAGGAAGAAATGCCGCTCGGCATTTACCTGGACGGCAAACTCGCGGGCGAAGTGATCCTCTTCAATTTCGGATTTTTAAGCGAGGCGGAGATCGGGATCCGGCTCTTGCCCGAATATCGCGGCCGGGGACTTGCAAAAGAGAGTCTTTCAGCCTATATGCGCTACGGGTTTTCTAAACTGGGGCTGGAAAAGATCGAGGCGAAATGCTATAAAGAAAACGTCGCCTCCGAAAAGGCGCTTTTATCCGCAGGCATGCGGCGCATCGGCGAGGACGATACCTTTTATTATTTTTATAAAACGGCGGCTATGTAA
- a CDS encoding helix-turn-helix domain-containing protein, whose protein sequence is MTLGQRLYRLRKDKNLSQEELADRLGVSRQSVSKWETDASYPEPEKLVAIAAFYHVSVDFLLRGEDAEPDREPRHGYPFCRRRFHYEYKSKRTFLGLPLVHVNVGPGLCRAKGVIAVGNVATGLISVGFVAAGLLSFGVLAVGILALACLSFGIFALGAIAAGGVAVGAVAVGLFAVGGVAVGLFSIGGCAIAQYIAYGGYAQGMFAIGDVTAGQYFWHVDEWPDFIALRGEIYETIVRVMPDIPRFILHIFSLT, encoded by the coding sequence ATGACGCTCGGACAGAGATTGTATCGGTTGCGCAAGGACAAAAATCTATCGCAGGAAGAACTGGCGGACCGCCTCGGCGTTTCGCGGCAGTCGGTTTCCAAATGGGAGACGGACGCGAGTTATCCCGAACCCGAAAAACTGGTGGCGATCGCCGCCTTCTATCACGTGAGCGTCGATTTTTTGCTGCGCGGAGAGGATGCAGAACCCGATAGAGAGCCGCGGCACGGATATCCGTTTTGCCGCCGCCGCTTTCATTACGAATATAAGAGCAAGCGTACCTTTCTGGGATTGCCGCTCGTGCACGTAAACGTCGGCCCCGGACTGTGCCGCGCCAAGGGCGTCATCGCCGTCGGCAACGTGGCGACGGGACTCATATCGGTGGGATTCGTCGCCGCAGGACTTTTGTCGTTCGGCGTTCTCGCCGTCGGGATCTTGGCGCTCGCGTGCCTGTCCTTCGGCATCTTCGCGCTGGGCGCGATCGCCGCGGGCGGGGTGGCGGTCGGAGCCGTTGCCGTGGGGCTGTTCGCCGTGGGCGGCGTGGCGGTCGGGCTTTTTTCCATCGGCGGGTGCGCGATCGCGCAATACATCGCCTACGGCGGATACGCGCAGGGAATGTTCGCCATCGGCGACGTCACTGCGGGGCAATACTTCTGGCACGTGGACGAATGGCCTGATTTTATCGCCCTGCGCGGGGAAATTTACGAGACGATCGTGCGGGTGATGCCCGATATCCCGCGCTTCATCCTGCATATTTTTTCTCTGACGTAG
- a CDS encoding MATE family efflux transporter — translation MKALDLGNKNVFSTVVKLAVPAMAAQFINVLYSVVDRMFVGNIETIGDTALAGVGVCAPVATLISSFAFWVGLGGAPMFAMALGRKREDESRKILSNALLALVALAVFVSAATTVFIRPLLMTFGASENTYVYAREYLLIYAAGAIFSITAVGLNQFIIAQGYAGVGMMTTIIGAVANVALDPLFIFAFRMNVAGAALATVLSQFLSFLFVIVFLRKKNTKVRLTAGGYSIKTIVKTLKMGISPFLIMATDSAIIIVFNAVLQRYGGASGDMWITASTVVVAFSSLVLNPLMGISTGTQPVLSYNYGAKNIPLIKRAEKCILGMCLAFTALMFALSFAGAAPFAKLFTSNPQIVENSVWGIRIYMIGVIPLSFQYAFVDGFTGLGQPQYAIVLSMLRKMVFYLVSLLVLPAFLGVEAAFYAQPIADVAGSLASTVAFAVFFPKVLRKRQNATIG, via the coding sequence ATGAAAGCATTGGATCTGGGTAACAAAAACGTATTTTCCACCGTCGTAAAACTGGCGGTGCCCGCCATGGCGGCACAGTTTATCAACGTTTTATATTCCGTTGTGGACAGAATGTTCGTGGGCAATATCGAAACGATCGGAGATACCGCGCTGGCGGGAGTGGGCGTCTGCGCGCCCGTCGCAACGCTTATATCCTCCTTCGCATTCTGGGTCGGATTGGGCGGCGCGCCCATGTTCGCCATGGCTCTGGGAAGAAAGCGCGAGGACGAATCACGAAAGATCCTCTCCAACGCCCTTCTGGCGCTCGTCGCGCTCGCGGTTTTCGTTTCCGCGGCGACGACGGTCTTTATCCGCCCCCTCCTCATGACGTTCGGCGCGAGCGAAAATACCTACGTATACGCGCGCGAATATCTTCTCATCTACGCGGCCGGCGCGATCTTTTCCATCACCGCGGTAGGGCTGAATCAGTTTATTATCGCGCAGGGCTATGCGGGCGTAGGCATGATGACGACGATCATCGGCGCGGTGGCAAACGTGGCGCTCGATCCCCTGTTTATTTTCGCATTCCGCATGAACGTGGCGGGCGCGGCGCTCGCGACCGTTTTGTCGCAGTTTCTTTCATTCCTGTTCGTCATCGTATTCCTTCGCAAAAAGAATACCAAAGTGCGCCTGACGGCGGGCGGATATTCGATCAAAACCATCGTAAAGACGCTGAAAATGGGCATTTCGCCCTTTCTCATCATGGCGACGGACAGCGCGATCATCATCGTATTCAACGCGGTCTTACAGCGCTACGGCGGCGCGTCGGGCGATATGTGGATCACCGCGTCTACCGTCGTGGTGGCGTTTTCCTCGCTCGTTTTAAATCCCCTGATGGGAATTTCCACGGGTACGCAGCCCGTTCTCAGTTATAACTACGGCGCGAAAAACATACCGCTTATCAAGCGGGCGGAAAAGTGCATACTGGGAATGTGTCTTGCGTTCACCGCGCTCATGTTCGCGCTCTCCTTTGCGGGCGCGGCGCCTTTCGCGAAGTTGTTCACATCCAATCCTCAAATCGTGGAAAACAGCGTGTGGGGCATCCGCATATACATGATCGGCGTTATCCCCCTTTCCTTTCAGTACGCGTTCGTGGACGGCTTTACGGGTCTGGGACAGCCGCAGTATGCCATCGTGCTCTCCATGCTGCGGAAAATGGTCTTTTATCTCGTATCTCTTCTCGTGCTGCCCGCCTTTTTGGGCGTGGAGGCGGCTTTCTACGCGCAGCCCATCGCAGACGTGGCGGGCTCGCTCGCGAGCACTGTCGCTTTCGCCGTGTTTTTCCCGAAAGTTTTGCGCAAAAGACAAAACGCAACCATTGGTTGA
- the ybaK gene encoding Cys-tRNA(Pro) deacylase, which yields MEKTNAMRILDKNKIPYAAREYDASITDGEAVAAILNEPPEEVFKTLVTVSDKGEHLVFAVPVCAVLDLKKAARAAGVKSVSMIRQKELEPLTGYVHGGCSPVGMKKRFRTFVHESARTLPQMYVSAGKVGRQMRLSPADLLTAVGAVFADLTAE from the coding sequence ATGGAAAAAACCAACGCGATGCGTATTCTCGACAAAAACAAAATACCCTATGCCGCGCGCGAGTACGACGCGTCGATCACCGACGGCGAGGCGGTCGCGGCGATTTTGAACGAGCCGCCCGAAGAAGTTTTCAAAACGCTCGTCACCGTTTCCGACAAGGGCGAACACCTCGTGTTCGCAGTGCCCGTATGCGCCGTGCTCGATTTAAAAAAGGCGGCGCGGGCGGCGGGCGTCAAGTCGGTTTCCATGATCCGACAAAAGGAACTCGAACCGCTCACGGGCTACGTGCACGGCGGCTGTTCGCCCGTGGGCATGAAAAAGCGCTTCCGCACCTTTGTGCACGAAAGCGCCCGGACGTTGCCGCAAATGTATGTGAGCGCGGGCAAGGTGGGCAGGCAAATGCGCCTTTCTCCCGCCGACCTTCTTACCGCCGTCGGCGCAGTATTCGCGGATCTGACAGCCGAATAA
- a CDS encoding aldo/keto reductase: MNSLQESFILHNGIKIPCVGFGTYLSAAGGETERAVAEALKVGYRHIDTAAFYKNESDVGNAVKKSGIAREEIFVTTKCWNADRGYENAKAACEKSLLTLGLSYIDLYLIHWPANEKQFGERAEEINAETWRAFEELCAEGKIRAAGVSNFLPHHLEMLKKTAKFMPAVDQIEARPGFWQEETLDYCRAHSILVEAWSPLGRGASLALPAIGTLAEKYGKSPAQIILRRMLQRGILPLPKSVTPARIAENADLFDFTLSDADCAAIDALRAPAGKNPDEIDF; the protein is encoded by the coding sequence ATGAATTCTTTACAGGAATCGTTTATACTGCATAACGGCATAAAAATACCGTGCGTGGGATTCGGAACGTATCTGAGCGCGGCGGGCGGCGAAACGGAGCGCGCCGTCGCGGAAGCGCTGAAAGTCGGATATCGGCATATCGACACGGCGGCGTTTTACAAAAACGAGAGCGACGTCGGAAACGCGGTGAAAAAGAGCGGCATCGCGCGCGAGGAAATTTTCGTGACTACGAAATGCTGGAACGCCGACCGAGGCTATGAAAACGCGAAAGCGGCTTGCGAAAAAAGCCTTCTCACGCTGGGGCTTTCGTATATAGACCTGTATCTCATTCATTGGCCCGCGAACGAAAAACAGTTCGGGGAACGCGCCGAAGAGATCAACGCGGAAACATGGCGCGCGTTCGAGGAATTATGCGCCGAAGGAAAAATCCGCGCAGCGGGCGTGAGCAACTTTTTGCCGCATCACCTCGAAATGCTGAAAAAGACGGCGAAATTCATGCCCGCCGTCGATCAGATCGAAGCGCGGCCGGGGTTCTGGCAGGAAGAAACGCTCGATTACTGCCGCGCTCATTCCATTCTCGTCGAGGCGTGGAGCCCTTTGGGACGGGGCGCGTCGCTCGCCCTTCCCGCGATCGGAACGCTCGCCGAGAAGTACGGCAAAAGTCCCGCGCAGATCATTCTGCGCCGTATGTTGCAAAGGGGCATCCTTCCCCTCCCCAAATCGGTGACGCCTGCGCGCATCGCCGAAAACGCCGACCTCTTCGATTTTACCCTTTCCGACGCGGACTGCGCCGCGATCGACGCTCTCCGCGCGCCCGCGGGCAAAAACCCCGACGAAATCGATTTTTAA
- a CDS encoding sodium:solute symporter family protein gives MDWDMFIKASILVLYIVGMLLVAFFTRKRSKTVGDTLLGNRNMGGWLTAFAYGTTYFSAVIFIGYAGEQGYTFGFSSLWIGVGNAVIGAAVAWIVLARRTKNMTVHLGTKTMPEFFEARYQSRHLKLLAGLIVVVFLLPYSASVYTGLGYLFKSVFGIDFIWVVLVMAFLTAVYLFFGGYFATAVSDFIQGIIMFVGVVVMIFYVFNYEKVGGFLEGIAAIGDKREEMGLAMTGTGIWQLVMLVLLTSLGSWGLPQIVHKFHTVKNEAAIKKATWVSTVFALVIGVGAYLVGCTVVLVFGDTAATIPADQRIPMLLAETLPAGLLGLITILVLSASMSTLSGLTLSISSAASIDIVKGYIKKDASDKFINYCLKIIGVVVIAISAFIAIYNDHVQEVTGKATTIVNLMSLSWGVLAGCFIGPYIYGLYDKKASKTAVYASMLGTIVITLVLYIVSKTVPATAAILFPPAIGVITIAYSILVTPLVSRFTKSPSPEMVETAFAAAKKREEKTSQS, from the coding sequence ATGGATTGGGATATGTTTATCAAGGCGTCGATACTCGTCTTGTACATCGTGGGAATGCTGCTCGTGGCGTTTTTCACGCGCAAGCGGAGCAAAACGGTGGGGGACACGCTGCTCGGCAACCGCAATATGGGCGGCTGGCTGACCGCGTTCGCCTACGGCACGACGTATTTTTCCGCGGTCATCTTTATCGGCTATGCGGGCGAACAGGGATATACGTTCGGTTTTTCTTCGCTGTGGATCGGCGTCGGCAACGCCGTGATCGGCGCGGCGGTCGCATGGATCGTGCTGGCGAGAAGAACGAAAAACATGACCGTGCATCTCGGCACGAAGACCATGCCCGAATTTTTCGAGGCGCGTTATCAGAGCCGCCATTTGAAATTGTTGGCGGGGCTGATCGTTGTGGTGTTTCTGCTGCCCTATTCCGCCAGCGTGTACACGGGGCTCGGCTACCTCTTTAAAAGCGTGTTCGGCATCGACTTTATCTGGGTGGTGTTGGTCATGGCGTTTCTGACGGCGGTCTACCTCTTTTTCGGGGGATATTTCGCCACCGCCGTTTCGGATTTTATCCAGGGCATCATCATGTTCGTGGGCGTCGTGGTCATGATCTTTTACGTGTTCAATTACGAAAAAGTGGGCGGATTCCTCGAAGGCATCGCCGCCATCGGCGACAAGCGCGAAGAAATGGGGCTCGCCATGACGGGAACGGGTATCTGGCAACTCGTCATGCTCGTCCTTCTGACCTCGCTCGGAAGTTGGGGGCTGCCGCAGATCGTACATAAATTCCATACGGTGAAAAACGAGGCGGCGATCAAAAAGGCGACCTGGGTATCCACCGTGTTTGCGCTGGTTATCGGCGTGGGCGCGTACCTTGTCGGCTGTACCGTCGTTCTCGTATTCGGCGATACTGCCGCAACCATTCCCGCAGATCAGCGCATTCCCATGCTTTTGGCAGAAACGCTTCCCGCGGGTCTTTTGGGGCTGATCACCATTTTAGTGCTCTCGGCGAGCATGTCCACGCTCAGCGGGCTGACGCTCTCCATTTCTTCCGCCGCGTCCATCGATATCGTGAAGGGGTATATCAAAAAGGACGCGTCCGATAAATTCATCAATTACTGTTTGAAGATCATCGGCGTCGTGGTCATCGCTATTTCCGCGTTTATCGCGATCTACAACGACCACGTGCAGGAAGTTACGGGCAAGGCGACGACGATCGTCAATCTGATGTCCCTTTCCTGGGGCGTTCTGGCGGGCTGTTTCATCGGGCCGTACATTTACGGGCTGTACGATAAAAAGGCGAGCAAAACCGCCGTATACGCGTCCATGCTCGGCACGATCGTCATCACGCTCGTACTGTATATCGTTTCCAAAACCGTGCCTGCGACCGCCGCGATCCTGTTTCCGCCCGCCATCGGCGTGATCACAATCGCGTACAGCATTTTGGTGACGCCGCTCGTGAGCCGCTTTACGAAAAGCCCTTCGCCCGAAATGGTGGAAACCGCCTTTGCCGCCGCGAAAAAGCGCGAAGAAAAGACTTCTCAATCTTAA
- a CDS encoding alpha-L-rhamnosidase-related protein, translating into MKFYWTRAARANIGCYAGFRAKFCAESAGGYTLRVFGASWFSVRIDGEFITEGPCRFPAAYPEYEELKISLGAGEHVLAARVHDEHVSTRLLAEMPPFFGAQLLDGAGKEIPLSFRTRELAYAPHFRRINPQLGWSEDCDLSAVPFFESPGFDDSAWEEAVPVTPEIGALSKARLGHIRPRAVDALKIGEGVLAENFGYENDDVPARFYLRYLNDETYPQEGIWLRYDLGKVRLFRFTAEIDAPAGTLFEIAYAETLQNGRVSPLITLSAGDSCNLDRYRLAEGKNSFGNLTPRGGRYAEIHILGDADKIRVRSVNFLERTYFGAPCGAFESGDELLDKIWRIGAETFRSCSEDALVDNPTRERGEWTGDVIGAGIEICNAAFGDMRMIRRGLVQAAQCAAEDGCVAGLCPGGVGYLSTYALQWVRASLKFFRMTGDREYFTWAFDAAKRNMRYFAENFTNAGCSRDVHWAFVDWGYVTNEGESDMGVNLHLHNALRAYVDWCEWMGDTKEKAFAEEFLGRVRAVIAAYLVKNAGEWEKIGMHRAVLALGEGFFEGQEAKDCVAYVKRHYLSCFPNDMSAPRLGAPDKNNPRLITPYFSHFAFPILWQAGEGDFVISQYKTCWGWLAAQDNTWLEVFDGRWSHCHQWSGCPTWQLSRYCLGLMPREDLAPRAFEYCKLPARGVEGTGKLPVAGGGTVEVRFGEDFAEYTPDVDITVYKNGVPCTVKAGESKMF; encoded by the coding sequence ATGAAATTTTATTGGACGCGCGCTGCGCGCGCGAACATCGGTTGTTATGCGGGCTTCCGCGCGAAATTTTGCGCCGAGTCTGCGGGCGGATACACGCTCCGCGTGTTCGGGGCTTCCTGGTTTTCCGTGCGGATCGACGGCGAATTCATCACCGAAGGCCCTTGCCGTTTTCCCGCGGCGTATCCCGAATACGAGGAATTGAAAATTTCTCTCGGCGCGGGCGAACACGTGCTTGCCGCGCGCGTGCACGACGAACACGTTTCCACGCGCCTTCTCGCCGAAATGCCGCCCTTTTTCGGCGCGCAGCTCCTTGACGGGGCGGGAAAGGAGATCCCGCTTTCTTTCCGCACGCGGGAACTTGCTTACGCGCCGCATTTTCGCAGGATCAATCCCCAGCTGGGCTGGTCGGAGGACTGCGACCTTAGCGCGGTCCCTTTTTTCGAAAGTCCCGGTTTCGACGATTCCGCGTGGGAAGAGGCGGTGCCCGTCACGCCCGAAATCGGCGCGCTTTCAAAAGCGCGGCTCGGACATATCCGTCCGCGCGCGGTAGACGCGCTGAAAATAGGGGAGGGCGTTCTTGCGGAAAATTTCGGGTATGAAAACGACGATGTGCCCGCGCGATTTTACCTTCGTTACTTAAACGACGAAACGTATCCCCAAGAGGGGATCTGGCTGCGCTACGACCTGGGCAAAGTGCGCCTGTTCCGCTTTACGGCCGAGATCGACGCGCCCGCGGGCACGCTCTTCGAGATCGCGTATGCCGAAACTTTGCAAAACGGCCGCGTATCGCCGCTCATCACCCTTTCGGCGGGGGATTCGTGCAATCTCGACCGCTACCGCCTTGCGGAGGGGAAAAACTCTTTCGGAAACCTGACGCCGCGCGGCGGTCGGTATGCGGAGATTCATATTTTGGGCGATGCGGACAAGATACGCGTGCGCTCTGTGAATTTTTTGGAGCGCACCTATTTCGGCGCGCCGTGCGGCGCGTTCGAGAGCGGCGACGAACTTCTCGATAAGATCTGGCGCATCGGCGCCGAAACTTTCCGTTCGTGCTCGGAGGACGCGCTCGTGGACAATCCCACCCGCGAACGCGGCGAATGGACGGGCGACGTCATCGGCGCGGGCATCGAGATCTGCAACGCCGCGTTCGGCGATATGCGCATGATCCGCCGCGGTCTGGTGCAGGCGGCGCAGTGCGCCGCGGAAGACGGCTGCGTCGCGGGGCTGTGTCCGGGCGGCGTCGGCTATCTTTCCACCTACGCCCTGCAATGGGTGCGCGCGTCCTTGAAATTTTTCCGCATGACGGGCGACAGAGAGTATTTTACCTGGGCGTTTGACGCGGCAAAGCGCAATATGCGCTACTTTGCGGAGAACTTCACGAACGCGGGCTGTTCGCGAGACGTACACTGGGCGTTCGTCGACTGGGGGTACGTCACGAACGAGGGCGAGAGCGACATGGGCGTCAATCTGCACCTTCATAACGCGCTCAGGGCGTATGTCGATTGGTGCGAATGGATGGGCGATACGAAAGAAAAAGCCTTTGCGGAAGAGTTTCTCGGCCGTGTGCGCGCCGTCATTGCCGCGTATCTTGTGAAAAATGCGGGCGAATGGGAAAAAATCGGTATGCACCGCGCCGTTCTGGCATTGGGCGAAGGGTTTTTCGAGGGGCAGGAGGCAAAGGACTGCGTCGCGTACGTCAAGCGCCATTATCTGTCCTGTTTCCCCAACGATATGAGCGCGCCCCGTCTCGGCGCGCCCGACAAGAACAACCCGCGGCTCATCACACCGTACTTTTCGCATTTCGCTTTCCCCATATTGTGGCAGGCGGGCGAGGGCGATTTTGTCATATCGCAGTATAAGACGTGCTGGGGTTGGCTCGCCGCGCAGGACAACACCTGGCTGGAAGTGTTCGACGGACGCTGGTCGCACTGCCATCAGTGGTCGGGCTGTCCCACCTGGCAGTTGTCGCGCTACTGTCTGGGGCTGATGCCGCGTGAAGATCTCGCGCCGCGCGCCTTCGAATACTGCAAACTCCCCGCGCGCGGGGTAGAGGGCACGGGCAAACTGCCCGTCGCGGGCGGCGGCACGGTAGAAGTGCGGTTCGGCGAAGATTTCGCGGAATACACGCCCGACGTGGATATCACCGTGTATAAAAACGGCGTACCCTGCACTGTAAAAGCGGGCGAAAGCAAAATGTTTTAA